The genomic segment GGACCACAAGTTCATCACCAGGTGGGGCGAGCAAGGCACTGAGCCGGGGAAGTTGAACGGCCCCTGCGGCCTGTCTTTCGACTGGGAGGGGAACCTCTTCGTCGTCGACCACCAGAACAACCGCATCCAGAAGTTCACTAAGGACGGCGCCCTGCTGCAGTGCTTCGGCCACGAAGGCCTTAACTACGGGGAGTTCAACCTCCCTTGGGGGATTTGCGTACCGCGTTACGGCGACATTTACGTGGCGGACTGGGGCAACGACCGAATCCAGCAGTTCGCGCCGAACGGCACGTACATCGCCAGCTACGGCCGCTCCGGCGACGGCGACGGCGAATTCAACCGTCCCTCCAGCATCGCCGTGGACGCGCAGGGATACATGTACGTGACCGACTGGGGCAACCACCGCGTCCAGGTACTGGACCCGGAGGGGCGGTTCGTCCAGAGCCTGCGCGGGCAGGCCACGGCCTCGAAGTGGGCGGAGGAGTTCTTCCAGAGCAGCTACGACGAGGGCCGGGCGCGCGCGCAGTCCAACCTTGAGCCGGATCTGTCCCCCTACAGCGGGGACCCGTACGAAGAGTCCTGGCACATGGAAAAATACTTCTGGGCGCCCGTTTCCGTAAAGGTAGACAGCGCCGGTCGGGTGCTCGTCGTGGAGCGCAACCGGCACAGGATCCAGGTATACGAGCGGGCGAAGTAGGCTTTTCAAGACCGACAAGGATGGTGAATGATGGCTACCGGCAACGGGACCAGGAAGCGCTCACTCGTCGTTGTGCAGCTCTCCGGCGGCAACGATGTGCTCAACACGATCGTCCCTTACACGGACGGCCTGTACCACGACTTCCGCCAGTCGGTGAAGGTGGAAGCGGACAAGGTAATCAAGCTGGACGACCGATTCGGGTTCAACCCGAGGCTGGCGCCGCTCAAGGGGCTGTGGGACGAGGGGAAGATGGCGATCATCAACGGCATCGGCTACCCCAGCCCGAACCGCTCCCACTTCCGCTCTATGGATATCTGGCACACCGCTGAGCCGGCGAAGATCGGCAACGACGGCTGGCTGGGACGGGCGATACGGGACCTGGACCCGCGCGGCGAGAACGTGCTCACAGGCGTTAACTTCGGGAAGGGCCTGCCGCGCGTCCTCTCCTGCAGCGGCGTTCCGGTGGCCTCGGTCGGCGGCAACCTGGAGACCTACGGCCTGTTCCCGGACAAGCAAGACGAGTGGCTGCGGAAGTACGCGCTGGACTGCTTCTCGGAGATGTACGGCGGCGTGGACGGGCGGGACGCCGTGCTGAGCTTCCTGGGCCAGACGGGCACCAGCGCCCTGCGCGGGGCGGATATCCTCCGGACGGCGCCTTCGAAGTACACTTCGTCCGTAGAGTACGGCTCGGACCCACTGGCGCAGAGCCTCAAAAATGTCGCGCAGGTCATGTTCGCGGGCTTCGGCACGCGAATCTACTACACGCAGCAGGGCAGCTACGACACTCACGCCGACCAGGCGAACACGCACGGCAAGCTGATCACCCACGCCGCCGCGGCGATCCGCGACTTTCTGGACGATGTGCGCGAGCACGGCATGGAGGACGAGGTGCTGGTCTTCGCGTTCAGCGAGTTCGGCCGCCGCGTGAAGGACAACGGCGACGGGACGGACCATGGCTCAGGCGGGTCTGCGTTCATCTTCGGCGGCGGCGTCAAGGGCGGCATGTACGGCGAGTACCCGTCGCTCAGGCTTGAGGACCAGCTCGACGGCGACCTCCACTTCAACAACGACTTCCGGTCGACCTACGCCACAATCCTGGAGCAGTGGCTGGGCCTGGACTCGAAGACAAACCTCGCCGGCACGTTCGAGCAATTCGATTTCGTGAGGAAATAGGCAGTAACGGCCAGCGGCGTTACCGCCCCTCGATAACGCCACGCAGCGACTCCGCGTTGCGCTTCCAGTAGTCGTACAGGATGTACAGGTCCGTGCCCAGCGAGAAATGGCGCACGCCCATGTCGAGGTACCGCTTCGCGGCGTCCAGGTTGCGGACGCCCACGCGGGGGTGAACGCCCTTCGCCAGCGCCTTCTTTATCATCGCGTCCTGGACCTTCTGAACCTCCGGGTCGCGCGCCTGGCCAGGCCGGCCGATGCTCATCGAGTAGTCGTTGCCGCCGAACACCACCATGTCCACACCCGGCACTTCCAGAATCGCGTCAAGGTTCTCCACGGCCTGTCGTTTCTCTATCATCAGCGCCACAACGCAGTCTTCCAGCGCCTGCACGTAGTCCGGCGTGCCGCTCTGGAAGAAGTACTTGTAGAAACGGCGGTCGCCTGAGCCGTGTCGCCCGCCCGTCTGCGGCGTCTCCGCGCGCACGGCGGTCACGCACTCCTTCACGTCCTCAACAGTGCGCACGTCTGCGAACAGAATATTCTGTATCCCAGACCCTATGGCCCGGGTCGCGACAAACGTCCGCGGCTCCTGGTCTATCTTGATCATCCCGGCGATGTTGTGCAGCTCCATCGCCCTCGCCAGGTTGTCCAGGTCGTGGAGGTCGTACGGCATATACTCCGCCTCCACCTCCACGTAGTCGTAACCCCCGGCGTAGCCGAGTATCTCCACCACGTCCGGGGAAAAGACCATGATGTTGGTGCCCACGCTGGGCTTGCCGGCCTTCATCAACTCGCGAAGTCTGTTAGGGCGCATGGAGGGATCTCCGGATGTTATTTATACGGGTCGGCGGCGTCGCGCAGGCCGTCGCCGACGAAGTTGAACGCGAGCACCGCCAGCGTGACCGGTATGGCCGGGAACGTGAGCCAGGGGTACAGCGCCACGGTC from the SAR202 cluster bacterium genome contains:
- a CDS encoding DUF1501 domain-containing protein; translation: MATGNGTRKRSLVVVQLSGGNDVLNTIVPYTDGLYHDFRQSVKVEADKVIKLDDRFGFNPRLAPLKGLWDEGKMAIINGIGYPSPNRSHFRSMDIWHTAEPAKIGNDGWLGRAIRDLDPRGENVLTGVNFGKGLPRVLSCSGVPVASVGGNLETYGLFPDKQDEWLRKYALDCFSEMYGGVDGRDAVLSFLGQTGTSALRGADILRTAPSKYTSSVEYGSDPLAQSLKNVAQVMFAGFGTRIYYTQQGSYDTHADQANTHGKLITHAAAAIRDFLDDVREHGMEDEVLVFAFSEFGRRVKDNGDGTDHGSGGSAFIFGGGVKGGMYGEYPSLRLEDQLDGDLHFNNDFRSTYATILEQWLGLDSKTNLAGTFEQFDFVRK
- a CDS encoding 2,4-dihydroxyhept-2-ene-1,7-dioic acid aldolase gives rise to the protein MRPNRLRELMKAGKPSVGTNIMVFSPDVVEILGYAGGYDYVEVEAEYMPYDLHDLDNLARAMELHNIAGMIKIDQEPRTFVATRAIGSGIQNILFADVRTVEDVKECVTAVRAETPQTGGRHGSGDRRFYKYFFQSGTPDYVQALEDCVVALMIEKRQAVENLDAILEVPGVDMVVFGGNDYSMSIGRPGQARDPEVQKVQDAMIKKALAKGVHPRVGVRNLDAAKRYLDMGVRHFSLGTDLYILYDYWKRNAESLRGVIEGR